The Burkholderia lata genome contains a region encoding:
- a CDS encoding UDP-3-O-acyl N-acetylglycosamine deacetylase produces the protein MSAPSGWATSQGTLARPLAIDGHGLHTGRRVGVRILPVRPEEGVTGIAFRRVAQGRTLATLPVDPALRRAQPLCTMLRNADGVGVRTIEHLLASLLACEIDHAIVEIDAEEVPILDGSAAPWVDAIRACGRVALDAPKRFIRVLRPVVVTDGEGDQRREMRIEPAPRYELSVRNDLRGFGDMHWDGALTPAAFATEIAPSRSYGRVKWAVPAIVAGYLRGVPILRGARPSCTASIVGNRVLGGMRLPEEFVRHRVLDLVGDLALAGAPLLARVSALRPSHEMNFRLVDALLAEPDAWQWAEFPDA, from the coding sequence ATGAGCGCGCCGTCCGGCTGGGCAACGAGTCAGGGCACGCTGGCACGTCCGCTGGCGATCGACGGTCACGGGCTGCACACGGGGCGCCGGGTGGGCGTGCGGATCCTGCCCGTGCGTCCGGAAGAGGGTGTGACGGGGATCGCGTTCCGTCGCGTCGCGCAGGGGCGCACGCTCGCGACGCTGCCGGTCGATCCCGCGCTGCGCCGCGCGCAGCCGCTGTGCACGATGCTGCGCAACGCCGACGGCGTCGGCGTTCGCACGATCGAGCATCTGCTCGCATCGCTGCTCGCGTGCGAGATCGATCATGCGATCGTCGAGATCGATGCCGAGGAAGTGCCGATTCTCGATGGCAGCGCTGCGCCTTGGGTGGATGCCATCCGCGCGTGCGGCCGGGTCGCGCTCGATGCGCCGAAACGCTTCATCCGCGTGCTGCGGCCCGTCGTCGTCACGGACGGCGAGGGCGACCAGCGGCGCGAAATGCGGATCGAACCGGCGCCGCGTTACGAACTGAGCGTGCGCAACGACCTGCGCGGCTTCGGCGACATGCACTGGGACGGTGCGCTGACGCCGGCCGCATTTGCGACCGAAATCGCGCCGTCGCGCTCGTACGGCCGCGTGAAGTGGGCGGTACCCGCGATCGTCGCCGGTTACCTGCGCGGGGTGCCGATCCTGCGCGGCGCGCGGCCGTCGTGCACCGCGTCCATCGTCGGCAATCGCGTGCTGGGCGGGATGCGGCTGCCGGAAGAGTTCGTCCGGCATCGCGTGCTCGACCTGGTCGGCGATCTGGCGCTGGCCGGCGCGCCGCTGCTGGCGCGCGTGAGCGCGCTGCGGCCGAGCCACGAGATGAATTTCCGGCTGGTGGACGCGCTGCTGGCCGAACCGGATGCGTGGCAGTGGGCCGAGTTTCCCGACGCGTGA
- a CDS encoding aminotransferase class I/II-fold pyridoxal phosphate-dependent enzyme: MALGEHLRQQLAAKALKRQLERATDAAAAPGVPGTLAAQTASARSRFESMPQYQQVRIMREMGEKLRVDSPFFRVHDGVAGATTQIGGREYLNFANYNYLGLAGDPAVSSRAKAAIDRYGTSASASRMVAGERPVQRDLERALAAFYETDDCVAFVSGHATNVTVIGALFGPGDLVVHDSLAHNSIVQGAQLSGAKRLSFAHNDWQALDELLSRVRREYRHVLIAIEGLYSMDGDFPDLQRFVDVKTRHGAFLLVDEAHSLGVLGATGKGIREHCGVAPDQVDMWMGTMSKTLAGCGGFIAGCQPLVDMLRHLAPGFLYSVGLAPTLAEASLAALERLQAEPQRVAQLQARGRQFLTEARAAGLNTGTSAGFAVVPVITGSSLKAAQWANAMFDEGINVQPIFYPAVEEKAARLRFFICSTHEPEQISRTVAVLSRLAGRSA, encoded by the coding sequence ATGGCACTGGGAGAGCATCTTCGCCAGCAACTGGCGGCGAAAGCGCTGAAACGGCAACTGGAGCGCGCAACTGATGCTGCCGCGGCACCGGGCGTGCCGGGCACGCTGGCCGCGCAGACCGCATCGGCGCGCAGCCGCTTCGAATCGATGCCGCAGTATCAGCAGGTCCGGATCATGCGCGAGATGGGCGAGAAGCTGCGGGTCGACTCGCCGTTTTTCCGTGTGCACGACGGCGTGGCCGGTGCGACGACGCAGATCGGCGGCCGCGAGTACCTGAACTTCGCGAACTACAACTACCTCGGCCTGGCCGGCGATCCGGCCGTGTCGTCACGCGCGAAAGCCGCGATCGACCGCTACGGCACGTCGGCTTCCGCGAGCCGGATGGTCGCGGGCGAGCGCCCGGTGCAGCGCGACCTCGAGCGCGCGCTGGCCGCGTTCTACGAGACCGACGACTGTGTCGCGTTCGTGAGCGGCCATGCGACGAACGTGACCGTGATCGGCGCGCTGTTCGGCCCCGGGGATCTGGTCGTCCACGATTCGCTCGCGCACAACAGCATCGTGCAGGGTGCGCAACTGAGCGGCGCGAAGCGGCTGAGCTTCGCGCACAACGACTGGCAGGCGCTCGACGAACTGCTGTCGCGCGTGCGCCGCGAATACCGGCACGTGCTGATCGCGATCGAAGGGCTGTACAGCATGGACGGCGATTTCCCCGACCTGCAGCGCTTCGTCGACGTGAAGACGCGCCACGGTGCCTTCCTGCTGGTCGACGAGGCGCATTCGCTCGGCGTGCTCGGCGCGACCGGCAAGGGTATCCGCGAGCACTGCGGTGTCGCGCCCGACCAGGTCGACATGTGGATGGGCACGATGAGCAAGACGCTGGCCGGTTGTGGCGGTTTCATCGCCGGCTGTCAGCCGCTGGTCGACATGCTGCGCCATCTGGCGCCGGGCTTCCTGTACAGCGTCGGGCTCGCGCCGACGCTCGCCGAAGCATCGCTGGCTGCGCTCGAGCGCCTGCAGGCCGAGCCGCAGCGCGTTGCGCAACTGCAGGCGCGCGGGCGGCAGTTCCTGACCGAGGCGCGTGCCGCGGGGCTGAATACGGGCACGAGCGCCGGGTTCGCGGTCGTGCCGGTGATCACGGGGAGCTCGCTGAAGGCCGCGCAATGGGCCAATGCGATGTTCGACGAAGGGATCAACGTGCAGCCGATCTTCTATCCGGCCGTCGAGGAAAAGGCGGCGCGCCTGCGCTTCTTCATCTGCTCGACGCACGAGCCGGAGCAGATCAGCCGGACGGTCGCCGTGTTGTCGCGTCTCGCGGGGCGCAGCGCATGA
- a CDS encoding GNAT family N-acetyltransferase — MTLAGAFAQAVPRAGERVRFRSADAGDAAACAPLVFASGVAEFGFFLGESDARCIAFLQQAFRSRHGRFSWRRHRVAVADDGAVLAVMAIHDGQQTMFDDVHVVWALARCFGVRRTIGQLLRGLILETEIPAPKRSQILVAHCATDERQRGTGIFSALFRDALDTGALPGDGSRDVVLDVLTRNVRARVLYERLGFTALPRPRARSRRLPAELDSIRMRLSRRV; from the coding sequence ATGACGCTGGCCGGCGCGTTCGCGCAAGCGGTTCCGCGCGCCGGTGAGCGCGTGCGGTTTCGCTCGGCCGATGCGGGCGACGCGGCAGCGTGTGCACCGCTTGTGTTTGCGTCCGGCGTGGCCGAATTCGGGTTCTTTCTCGGCGAAAGCGACGCACGCTGCATCGCCTTCCTGCAGCAGGCGTTCCGGTCGCGTCACGGGCGCTTCTCGTGGCGCCGGCATCGTGTCGCGGTCGCCGACGACGGCGCCGTGCTCGCCGTGATGGCGATTCACGACGGGCAGCAGACGATGTTCGACGACGTGCATGTCGTGTGGGCACTGGCGCGTTGCTTCGGCGTGCGCCGCACGATTGGCCAGTTGTTGCGCGGGCTGATCCTCGAAACGGAAATTCCGGCGCCGAAGCGCTCGCAGATCCTCGTCGCGCATTGCGCAACCGACGAGCGGCAGCGCGGCACGGGGATCTTCAGCGCACTGTTTCGCGATGCGCTGGACACCGGCGCATTGCCCGGCGACGGCAGTCGCGACGTCGTGCTCGACGTGCTGACCCGCAACGTGCGGGCCCGCGTGCTGTACGAACGGCTCGGATTCACCGCGCTGCCGCGGCCGCGTGCCCGTTCGCGCCGGCTACCGGCCGAACTCGATTCGATCCGGATGCGGCTTTCTCGCCGCGTCTGA